The following nucleotide sequence is from Candidatus Melainabacteria bacterium RIFOXYA2_FULL_32_9.
CCACCTAAGAATCCCATTTTTTCTATTAACAGAGTTTTACATTTTTGTCTTGCAGCTGAAATAGCTGCTGCAACCCCGGAAGCTCCGCCTCCAACTACTATTAAATCCCACAAAATATTTTTCCCCTTACACTTGAAATTTCTTTTTCAATATACTAAATCTTGTATATTAATACAACTTTTGTAAAAAGCTTATCTCTATAAGAGCTAAGATTGGAGAATAAAATGGATTTTAGTTTATTAATTCAGACTTTTTTATTGGTATTTGTGGCAGAAATGGGAGATAAAACTCAGCTTGCTACTATAAATCTTGCAGCAAAAGGTTCAACTTTATCTGTTTTTATAGGTGCATCTCTGGCTCTGGTCACTGTTACATTAATAGGAGCTTTGGCGGGTAAGTTTATCGGTCAATATATTCCGACTTTTTATATGAATAAAATAGCAGCTGTTGCCTTTATAACTATTGGCATATTGATGCTTTTAAATAAAATATAAGGTTAGCCACGATAGCTAATATCATATTAATTGATTATTTCATAAGATTTACTCTGAATGTTGATTAACTTTGTTTTTGACTTATTTTATACGTTAAAAGTAGATTTTGAGAAGCGGGAGGAGTGATAGGGCTTATGGAAATCAAAAATATCAAGGTATTTGTTTTAAATCTTACTTTTATCTTAAATTTTCTTGTTTTTCAGTTTATTCCAGTTATTGCAGCTCCTATACCAACTAATGGGGTTTATATAAGCTCTGATAGAATTGCAAATATTGCTGAAATTATGGAGCCATCTGTAGTAAGTATTGAGACTGAGAATGAAGAAGTAGTAGAATTTGATTTTAAAGGGCTTCCTTTTAATGAGGAATTTTTTGAGAAGTTTTTTGGAGTAACGCCTAAGGCTGTTCCAAAGAAGAGAAAAGTCACTGGTGATGCTTCAGGAACCGTTATTTCATCAGATGGATTTATTTTAACTAACTATCACGTTATCGAAGATGCTAAAACAATTAAAGTAACTACAGAAGATGATAAAGAATACACTGCAAAAGTAGTTGGAAAAGATAAATTTAGCGATATTGCTGTTATAAAAATTGATGCAAAAGGATTAAAGCCTGCAAAGTTAGGTAATAGTGTTGCAACTAGACCCGGAGACTGGGTTATTGCAATTGGTAGTCCACTGGGTTTCAGTAATACAGTAACATTAGGAATTATAAGTGCAGTAAGTAGAGAAGTACCTATTTCTAATGTAGATTTTATTCAGACAGATGCTGCGATTAATCCAGGTAACTCTGGAGGACCCCTTGTAAATATTAATGGCGAAGTTGTTGGGATTAATACAGCTATTGTTGGAAGAGCACAGGGAATAGGCTTTGCTATTCCAATAAACGTTGCAAGAGAAATCTCAAGTCAGCTTATAGCAGGAAAAACAATTCCACGTCCATGGGTTGGGTTAGCTATGTCTCCTTTAAATCCAGAATTGGCAAAGAGTTTAGGTGTATCTTTAAATACAAAAGGGATAGTAGTTGGTGAAATCATTCCCAATAGTCCAGCAGATAAAGCAGGTCTTGAACAAGGAGATATAATTCAGAGAGTGAATGGTAAAGTGGTTACCAGTCCAAAAGAGCTTCAAACAATCATTAGAGCAATGCCAATAAATTCAACAATAAATCTTCAAATTTTAAAAGAAGGAAAGATGTTAGGAAAATCTGTAACCATTTCCCAGTGGCCGGAATCAGGTATGGATTTGGAAGAGTAGTTTTATGTTTTGATGAAAATTTTCTGTTACTAGTGGATTGACCGAATAATTTCGATGGGAATATTTTCTCCGTCGCTGTTCAAACTCTTCGAGTTTTCAAGGCTCCTACGAAAACATTCCCATCTCCATAATTTATTGGTCAAAGTAATAGTCCTGACTGGAATAATTTAAGTGGTATTGTTGGAATGATTGATGACATAAGTTCGTGCGTTAGCACCCGACGGAGATAATTTATCTGAAACATTTACCATAATATTTCGATCAGTTTACCAGCTTTACTGCATTATTATTAAAAGTTATACTATTTTTATGTCAAAGATGATTAAAATTTTATCAATAGATGGTGGGGGTATTAAAGGCTTAATTCCTGCTTTAATACTGGCGGAAATAGAGAAAAGAACCCAAAAACCGGTTGCTGATCTTTTTGATCTTGTCGCAGGTGCTTCAACAGGTGGTATTTTAGCTTTAGGACTTGTAACCCCCGATGAAAATAATAATCCTGCGTATAAAGCTGAAGAAATAGCCCGTTTATATGAATTAAAAGGGCAGTTTGCTTTTCCAAAAGCTTTTCGGGCTCTTTCATTTGTTCTTAAGAATCTTCAAAAGTTAGGAATAATAAGTGAAAAATATCCTAAAAAGTTTTTATATAAGGTTTTTGAAGATCTCTATAATTCTAATAAGCTTTCGGATGCTTTAGCTGAAGTTCTTATCCCTGCTTATGATATTGAAAAGCGTAAGGTGTTTTTCTTTAACAGCAAGAAAGCAAAAGAAAATCCAATATATGATTTTCTTATGAAAGATGTAGCTTATGCAGGCTCCGCTGCACCTACTTATTTTGATCCTTTAAAGCTAAATATAGCAGATTCAGATTATCTTGTATTGGTTGATGGTGGAGTTTATGCTAATAATCCTGCTTTATGTGCTTTAGCTGAAGCTAAAAAAATGTATCCTGATGCTAAAGATTTTCTGGTAATTTCACTTGGAACAGGCAATCCAAGTAAAACATGGCTTTATGAAGATGCAAAAAAATGGAAACGGTCGGATTGGACTAGAAAAGTGTTGGACATATCAGGACATGGAGTTGCAGATACTGTAGATTATCAGTTAGGATGTTTGTTACCAGATATAAATGGACAAAAACGCTATTATCGCTTTAATGTAATTCTTAATCCCAATAATGAAGCGATTGACAATGCCAGCCCTCAAAATTTAGGGGCATTAAGGGCACTTGCAGAACAATTTATTTATGAAAATGATGAAACCATCAACAATTTATGTAAAACCTTAACTGAATAGACTTTAAGCGTTTTGTTTTAAATATTCTTCGCTTTTGGCAATGACTTCTTCCATTATTTCTTTTGAAGGACCGCCAATAACATTTCTTCTATTTACACATTCTTCCAGAGATATGGCCTTATAGACATCCTGATCAAAAATAGGTGAGAATGTTTTAAACTCATCTAAAGTTAATTCATCAAGAGCTTTATTGTTTTGAATACAGTAAAGTACTAATTTACCAATTACTTCATGAGCATCTCTAAAAGGCAGACCCTTTTTGACCATATAATCAGCAGCATCTGTTGCATTTGTAAATCCACCCTGAGCAGACTCATACATATTTTCTTTTCTGACTTTCATCGTTTCTATCATTGCAGTGAAGACTGGTAAGCACATTTTCACTGTGTCTATAGCATCAAATGTTGGTTCTTTGTCTTCTTGCATGTCTTTATTATAAGCAAGAGGAAGAGATTTCATTGTTGTTAAAAGCGCGATTAAGCTGCCATATACACGGCCTGATTTTCCACGAACCAATTCAGCCACGTCAGGATTTTTCTTTTGTGGCATGATGCTGCTTCCTGTGCTGTATGCATCATCTAACTCTACAAAAGCGAATTCAAGTGAACTCCAGAGTATTATTTCTTCGCAAAAACGGCTTAAATGCATCATTAATATAGATAAATCACTCATTAATTCAATGCAGAAATCGCGATCTGAAACCCCATCAAGGCTATTATGGGTAATATCGGCAAAACCAAGTTCTTTTGCTACTGCATAACGGTCTAGAGGGTAAGTAGTAGCAGCTAAAGCTCCTGAACCCAGAGGCATGATGTTTGTACGGTTATAAGTTTCCAGTAAACGTTCTCTGTCACGTTTCAACATTTCAAAATATGCCATTAAATGATGAGCAAGTGTGATGGGCTGGGCTTTTTGTAAATGTGTATAACCTGGCATAATAGTTTCTGTGTGCTTTTTAGCAAAAGCTGTCAGTGCAAATTGTAATTTATAGATCATTGACCTGATAGTTTGAATTTCTTCTTTTACGTACATTCTCATATCCAGCGCTACCTGATCATTTCTGCTGCGGCCAGTATGAAGTTTTTTGCCTACATCTCCTATTCGGGAAATAAGAATTGTCTCAACATTCATATGAATATCTTCAGCTGCAATATCAAATTCGACTTTTCCAGCTTCTATGTCAGCTAGAATTTCTTTAAGCGTCTTTTTAATTAATTCAGCATCTTCAACAGGAATAATTCCCTGCTTCCCAAGCATATTTACGTGTGCAATACTGCCTTCTATATCCTGTTTATAAAGCCTCTGATCAAAGAAAATAGAAGAATTGAAATCATCTACCATTACATCAGTAGACTTTTCAAAACGCCCGCCCCACAGTTTCATCCTTTATCTCCTTACAAGTATTTTATTCTCTATGTACATATTAGCAGATGTATTTTCTTTATGTAGAGAGATGTTACTGAAGGAGCCTATGCAGCGATCATTTTTAGCTGCATCAGCGACGAAAGTAATATCTCTCTACTCAGATTCTATCTTTATACTTTCCCGCAAGGCTGATTGGCATTAGCCTGCTGCTGCATTAAAGCTCTGACCTTTAATGGTAGGCCAAACAGGTTAATGAATCCTTCTGCATCTTTATGATTATATAATTCACCTGTTGTAAAACTTGCCAGGCTTTCATTATATAAAGAATATGGAGATGTAGCTCCTGCTGGAATAATATTTCCTTTGTATAATTTCAGTTTAACTGTACCTGTAACTGTTTGCTGAGTTGAATCTACAAAAGCTGACAATGCTTCTCTTAAAGGAGTGAACCATTCTCCACTATAAGTTAATTCAGCAAACTTGATTGCAATCATTTGTTTATAAGCAAATGTCTGCTTATCAAGGCACATATGTTCTAATTCTTCGTGGGCATAGTATAGAATTGCCCCACCGGGAGTCTCATATACGCCTCTTGATTTCATACCAACAACGCGGTTTTCAAGGATATCAACTATACCAATACCATTCTTACCACCAATTTCGTTTAATTGAGCAATTATTTGAGCTGCACTCAGTGTTTCTCCATCAAGTTTAACAGGGATGCCTTGATTAAACTCTATTTCAACATAAGTTGGTGTGTCAGGAGCTTGTTCTGGTGTAATTGATAGTTGAAGAAGCCTGTTATAATTTGGCTCCATGCCTGGGTCTTCTAATTCGAGCCCTTCATGGCTAAGATGCCATAAGTTTCTATCTCTACTATAGCTTTCACCTTTTTTTACCGGAGCAGGAATTCCTCTTTGTTCAAGATAAGCAACCGCATCTTCACGGGATTTTATGTCCCAAATTCTCCATGGAGCAATAATTTCAAGATGTGGAGCCAGTGCCTTTATTGTAAGCTCAAATCTAACCTGATCATTTCCTTTGCCTGTAGCTCCGTGACAAATTGCTACAGCACCTTCTTGTAAGGCTATATCAACAAGACATTTAGCAATTAAAGGTCTTGCCATTGATGTACCTAATAAATACTTATTTTCATAAATGGCACCAGCTTTTAAATTAGGCCAGACATAGTCCGTTACAAATTCTTCCGCAACATCTTTAATATAATACTTGCATGCCCCTGTTGAGAGGGCTTTCTCTTCCAGTCCTTCTGTTTCACTGCCTTGACCTAAGTCAATGCAAACAGCTATTACGTCGTAATCGTAGTTTTCTTGTAGCCATGGGATAATAACAGTTGTATCTAATCCGCCTGAAT
It contains:
- a CDS encoding patatin, with the protein product MIKILSIDGGGIKGLIPALILAEIEKRTQKPVADLFDLVAGASTGGILALGLVTPDENNNPAYKAEEIARLYELKGQFAFPKAFRALSFVLKNLQKLGIISEKYPKKFLYKVFEDLYNSNKLSDALAEVLIPAYDIEKRKVFFFNSKKAKENPIYDFLMKDVAYAGSAAPTYFDPLKLNIADSDYLVLVDGGVYANNPALCALAEAKKMYPDAKDFLVISLGTGNPSKTWLYEDAKKWKRSDWTRKVLDISGHGVADTVDYQLGCLLPDINGQKRYYRFNVILNPNNEAIDNASPQNLGALRALAEQFIYENDETINNLCKTLTE
- a CDS encoding argininosuccinate synthase, whose protein sequence is MKKKVVLAYSGGLDTTVIIPWLQENYDYDVIAVCIDLGQGSETEGLEEKALSTGACKYYIKDVAEEFVTDYVWPNLKAGAIYENKYLLGTSMARPLIAKCLVDIALQEGAVAICHGATGKGNDQVRFELTIKALAPHLEIIAPWRIWDIKSREDAVAYLEQRGIPAPVKKGESYSRDRNLWHLSHEGLELEDPGMEPNYNRLLQLSITPEQAPDTPTYVEIEFNQGIPVKLDGETLSAAQIIAQLNEIGGKNGIGIVDILENRVVGMKSRGVYETPGGAILYYAHEELEHMCLDKQTFAYKQMIAIKFAELTYSGEWFTPLREALSAFVDSTQQTVTGTVKLKLYKGNIIPAGATSPYSLYNESLASFTTGELYNHKDAEGFINLFGLPLKVRALMQQQANANQPCGKV
- a CDS encoding argininosuccinate lyase; translation: MKLWGGRFEKSTDVMVDDFNSSIFFDQRLYKQDIEGSIAHVNMLGKQGIIPVEDAELIKKTLKEILADIEAGKVEFDIAAEDIHMNVETILISRIGDVGKKLHTGRSRNDQVALDMRMYVKEEIQTIRSMIYKLQFALTAFAKKHTETIMPGYTHLQKAQPITLAHHLMAYFEMLKRDRERLLETYNRTNIMPLGSGALAATTYPLDRYAVAKELGFADITHNSLDGVSDRDFCIELMSDLSILMMHLSRFCEEIILWSSLEFAFVELDDAYSTGSSIMPQKKNPDVAELVRGKSGRVYGSLIALLTTMKSLPLAYNKDMQEDKEPTFDAIDTVKMCLPVFTAMIETMKVRKENMYESAQGGFTNATDAADYMVKKGLPFRDAHEVIGKLVLYCIQNNKALDELTLDEFKTFSPIFDQDVYKAISLEECVNRRNVIGGPSKEIMEEVIAKSEEYLKQNA